In a single window of the Portunus trituberculatus isolate SZX2019 chromosome 9, ASM1759143v1, whole genome shotgun sequence genome:
- the LOC123501519 gene encoding vegetative cell wall protein gp1-like, protein MRSMEEEVEVGGPRDDFLSEDDHSPTDASEDSVEVRVKPIRAPPRPPTPPAHPKFHKFRKHYSALRQEYAARASPEAASPPSPAVPPRPSPPASPVESPVGAAPLSPGTRAAARSRRKPAEPRRLCHDPAHKRPHSPDAPRAAKVPRADPQPDAADRSTPSSPSPGAPPLLAPHPLLGHLGRPAMGAFPPLLLPPAWPPVAAQWGYPRVVTPLGWAGLTPGLTPHPYPMLLPPHYPLPRPALHPHLHPVSPPPRSPPEAPSPTEDRPPRDDLPLPLVTRVAPPETPAPPPPPHPHHHHHHSHHPHQTHGGRGTEVSVVRRAGKTPSSFLSVESLIGSSGPPRETPEAEEESGGGGGGGSSGVGGGAASEAAAGEEEESLQALLQPGKHKQRNYKNMTRERRIEANARERNRVHTISAAFEKLRSSVPAYSHNQKLSKLSVLRIACTYILSLSRLAGHDYSEGATQPSFSECVDLTTRTIQVEGKAKKKRDE, encoded by the exons ATGAG gagtatggaggaggaggtggaggtgggcggGCCCCGTGACGACTTCCTGAGCGAGGACGACCACTCCCCGACCGACGCCTCTGAGGACAGCGTGGAGGTCCGCGTCAAGCCCATCCGCGCCCCTCCACGCCCGCCCACGCCGCCCGCACACCCAAAGTTCCATAAGTTCCGCAAGCACTACTCGGCGCTGCGTCAGGAGTACGCCGCCCGCGCTTCCCCCGAGGCCGCCAGCCCACCCAGTCCTGCAGTTCCGCCCCGCCCCAGCCCACCCGCCAGCCCCGTGGAGTCCCCTGTGGGCGCGGCGCCGCTCTCCCCCGGGACCCGCGCCGCCGCCCGCAGCCGCCGGAAGCCCGCCGAGCCACGGCGGCTGTGCCACGACCCCGCCCACAAGCGTCCCCACAGCCCTGACGCCCCGCGCGCCGCCAAGGTTCCCCGCGCTGACCCGCAACCCGATGCCGCCGACAGAAGCACGCCCTCCTCGCCTTCCCCTGGGGCGCCGCCCCTGCTGGCCCCGCATCCGCTGCTGGGCCACCTGGGCCGCCCCGCCATGGGCGCCTTcccgccactgctgctgcccccCGCCTGGCCCCCCGTGGCCGCCCAGTGGGGGTATCCACGGGTGGTGACGCCCCTTGGGTGGGCGGGGCTCACTCCCGGCCTGACCCCTCACCCCTACCCCATGTTGCTGCCCCCACACTATCCTCTGCCTCGCCCTGCCCTACATCCCCACCTCCACCCTGTCTCGCCCCCGCCCAGGTCACCCCCCGAGGCCCCCTCCCCCACCGAGGACCGCCCGCCTCGCGATGACCTGCCACTGCCCTTGGTGACCAGAGTGGCGCCCCCCGAGACCCCTGCTCCCCCACCGCctccccatccccaccaccaccaccatcactcacacCACCCCCACCAGACGCATGGGGGGCGGGGGACGGAGGTGAGCGTGGTGCGGCGCGCCGGCAAGACGCCGTCCTCTTTCCTGAGTGTGGAGTCGCTGATCGGCAGTAGCGGCCCGCCGCGCGAGACGCCCGAGGCCGAGGAGGAGTCTgggggtggcggcggtggcggcagcagtGGCGTCGGCGGCGGGGCGGCGAGCGAGGCCGcggcgggggaggaggaggagagcctaCAGGCGCTGCTGCAGCCCGGCAAGCACAAGCAGCGCAACTACAAGAACATGACCCGCGAGCGGCGCATCGAGGCCAACGCGCGTGAGCGTAACCGCGTGCACACGATAAGCGCGGCGTTCGAGAAGCTGCGGAGCTCTGTGCCGGCGTACAGCCACAACCAGAAGCTGTCCAAGCTGTCCGTGCTGCGGATAGCCTGCACCTACATCCTGTCTCTGTCGCGCCTGGCGGGCCACGACTACAGCGAGGGCGCCACGCAGCCTTCCTTTAGCGAGTGTGTGGACCTCACCACGCGCACCATCCAGGTGGAGGGCAAGGCAAAGAAGAAGCGGGACGAGTGA